The DNA sequence TATCTCTACTTATGGGCTGATTCACATGTAACAATTTTAAGGGGTACACTTAAAAATGTACACAGCTACAACTCTTTTAACGCCAAACATACCCATTTTGAAACATGTTTATCACACATGTACACTGAACAGAGAACCAGGATTTAAGTGTTGCTTTCAAGTGTACGTGTAGCCGTGAACACTAGATTTGCCACTGTGTCATGTGTAGAAAGGCACTGAATAAAAATAGGAAGTGCCAGACAACTTCACCCCTATTAACAAGAGCTCTGTACATAAGCTATAGACATGCCAAGATTCTAAGTCACATGGGCCCTATGTTGGCCCCTACTCTGTGGCCCCAAATGTATCCTTTCTGCATTAGTATGGATTGTCCACTacaatttctcaaactgtgggtcaggacccactaggtgggtcatgagctaatttcagatgggtccccattcatttcaattttttaaaaatatattagacttcaaggtatgtgactacatttggggaaatgttacagatctgtacttttaacagattactctgtatatgcttttaacaatgatagtaaataggacttactcctggataagtatgggtaggattgcagcctacgactgtcaaaaattttccagtttgatgatgtcacttccagtcatgacatcacttccggtgggtccaaacagattcccattctaaaaagcgggtcccagtgctaaaagtttgagaaccactggtctttaTGCATCTATGCATCGTTTTCACCACATCTGGCCATTTTGCATCTCTGGTCCTCTCTTGGACCATCTAGGATACTGTTGATGGGAGCCATAAGACACACAAAATGCACAAAGGCCTCTCTTTACTTTTGTATGCACTTATTCTAGGAATGTCTGCCTCTACTGAGGCTGTtctataaaaaaaaacccacaactaaTGCTGGCAACTAGAATTGCCATTGTTTATAGAAGtgcttttaaacaaaatgttTACAGTAGTTTAAACACAAATTAATCTTGTGGAAAACTGCCAAGACAATGGGGAACACATAAGTCTTCAGTCAATTCACCTTTTGTGAACATGCCACTGTATTTCACTGTACTTTGATAGCTCAAAGTACCATGGGAAGTCATTCACCACAGTTGCACTACAGCAATGCTTGACAAGTAGTAACTACAGCTGGTCCCCCgtccaataaaataaaattgtacaGTTGTAAAATGGTATGTGGTGTAAGCCAAAAGTACTATTAAATTCACTGAAAGCTTGTACTTTCAGTACAAGAGGCCTTGTACAATAAATTGGAAAATACAGAAAGAAACCTCTTCAAACTGTATTTACCTCTCCAGCACTATTTGCATTCTGCTGCAATTCCAGTGAAGATCTTAAATGCTTTTATTATTGACTATAAATAGGAATCTGAAACAATAAATTTCATTCCTTTAATTGTTAGCAAGATCACATCCCTTAATCCTAAAACCAGATAATCTTTCAAATGTTTTAAATACTAAACATGTGACATCTCTGTAATAGAGAAACAAAACACTTGGCTTGCTACCATTATTTTGTCGTCAGAGATGTAAGTTTCTTATCTCTTTTGTCTCTAGTGTAAAACATAAAAGGGCCAGGCagtgctggggaagggggcacTTTGGCTATGGACTTCCAGTTACTAACTCCTAAAGTACACCAAGTGCAAGAACACTgctgttggattcttctcagcagTGTTGAATTTTTATTGGTAGTGCTCCACATCCTACATAGTGCTCCCATCTTTAAAGTGCAATACATATGACAACTCAAAGTGAATGGATTCAGCTTAGGAGATTAGTCAAGGCTCTAGTCTACTGCAGAGAAGAcagaagcaggaaaacttttgGAATCACTAATATCCAGCAACACCTGGGGTCTAGAAGGAATCCATCTTATGCTTCTCACTTGATTCATCCTTAGAAGACAAATATGCACTGTGGGTGCAGGCTGTCCATGCCACTCCATTTCCCAGCTGTGACCCTCCTCCTATGGTTGCTTATGTACCCAGCTCTGTGAGCCTTGCTCCAGGTCAAAGGTTATGCGGAAGCTGAAAGCATTTAACTGTTTCATGAAACTAGAACTGAAAAACACAAGGGATTGATTCTTCCCTCCATCACTATgggagggaagaaaggaaggaaggacacaGATGGGAGCAGTAGCTGCTATTAATTTCTTACAAAATATCTAACCAGTTTTGGAATCCACAAAAGAAAACGCTTACGAGAGGAGAGGCTAATTAAGAGGTTGCTTGGatattaaccatttctgcccaacgttgcatataagcaacaaggaccaaatgtgtacacgtaTGGGCCAGGCAACAATGGGTTAAACCAGAAGTGCAACAGTGGCTTCAGGGAATCACTATTGCAATTATATTCATCTCTAATTCAGAATTATTTCAGTGATGCAAACAAAATCTAGCATGTTTTTAGACATCAATTCGAACCCCATGTTTTATAGACATCAGTTCACTGGTTCCTGTTAAATACATAATAAAAGAACAGAAATGAGGTAAAGATGCTGTGATAGCCACATAAAGCCAGTAAGGCAGGGGAGCAGTCTTTCCAAATGGGCAGATCCACAGGCCATGACGAATTCCGTCTCGAACATGATGCGAAGCCCAGGAGATAAAGAGCATCCAGGGAAGAAAGCACCAGGAATCCTTCAGCTTGAAAAGGTGCATAATAAATTTTGCCATCAGacacacaacaggaatcaaagtAGAACAGTGAAGGAATGGTCTTCGTGGAAGTGTCagggcagcctatggagaggaaAAACACAGTGTGCAATTTttgcatttgaagaaaaaaatggcatCTAATAGCGGGAAATGTATGGAGACAGTAGTGTACCAAGGGCGAAGGGAGGGACAGTCTGCCCCAGGTGCACGCTATAAAGTAGTGAGAGCTTTCCTGtccctctgaatgccaggtagaCCTGTCCTCCTCTGTAGGGAACCTCAATGCAGAGGTCTGGCCTACTTTGCATTCAAATACCAGGCAGACCTGGCCTCCCCCAGAGGAATTTGAGGCAGAGGCTGTGTCTACCTGTTGATTCAAATTCCAGGTAGACATGCCCCTCCACTGGGGGATctcaaggtggaggccaggtctacccatggctttgAGCAGCTAACAGCGGGGGGATGGGAATGGCCGCTGCAGGTAACATGGCGCTACATACGCCACTGTATGGATTTATCTGCATTCAACAGAAATTAGCAAAAACCCCAAACTTCTTCAGATTTCATGCCATACTAAATTCACCACAACATCCTCTGCTACTTCAGAATAGAGCCATCACTGACACTGGTGAAGCATGAGAACATAATCATTAAGCCCTTGGTTACTATGGTTCTAACTGTGATCAAGCCAGTTATGT is a window from the Tiliqua scincoides isolate rTilSci1 chromosome 2, rTilSci1.hap2, whole genome shotgun sequence genome containing:
- the TMEM267 gene encoding transmembrane protein 267, which codes for MWSAMASESEKAHALLHSFSTLSVISSLGLGIFCFVADRLLQFTFIRQNDWLRALSDNTVHGVVGLWSWAIVIGLKKKSDFSEVLLAGFLSSMIDVDHFVLAGSLSLQAALTLPRRPFLHCSTLIPVVCLMAKFIMHLFKLKDSWCFLPWMLFISWASHHVRDGIRHGLWICPFGKTAPLPYWLYVAITASLPHFCSFIMYLTGTSELMSIKHGVRIDV